TACGCGTTGCTCACGCTTTTATAGAAGCCGATCCCAAGGCTGTTGTTCTGCTTTGCGCTGTGGAATTATGCAGTCTTCATTTGCAATACGGCTGGAATCCTGAACAAGTAGTGGCCAATACGTTGTTTGCTGATGGTGCTGCTGCTTTGATAGCGACGCGTTCTGAGATAAACAACAAAGAGCCAATCTCTGCAGGATTATCACTTCAGGCTTCTGGATCCACAGTGATTCCAGAGACCCGCGATTTAATGCATTGGCAGATTGGAAATCAAGGATTCTCCATGGGCTTATCCCCCAAAGTGCCTAAGGAAATTGCCAAAACATTGCAACCATGGTTAAGCGAATGGCTGAATGAGCGAGGCACAGATCTCAACAGCATTCAACATTGGGCCATTCATCCTGGAGGTCCAAGAATTCTGCAAGCTTGTGCTGATGCCTTATCCCTGAGTGAAAACCAACTTGCTGTATCAAGACATGTCCTGAGTCACTACGGAAACATGTCGTCTGCAACCGTTTTGTTTGTTCTTGAGCATATGAGACAGCACCATTGCCATGGACCCTGTGTTGCACTTGCGTTCGGGCCAGGCTTATGCGCAGAAGTTGCTTTGATGTCTCTGTAAATGCAATGAACTCAAGTGCAATGAATATTGATTGAGTTTCTACTTCTAACGATAGGGATATTAAAGGAACCCAGCCACTTATGATCATGGAAGTGTTACCGATGTGATGGGGATGAAACGGGTTTGTTTGGGGATTTTAATCGCTCTATTTTTCGCAATCCTCTCTCTTCCTGTGAATGCTCAGCAGACAGCAAACGTCATAGAGGAACCATTGAGTCCATCCACTCCCTCCAAGATTGCCATTTATCGATCTGAGAGTTGTGGGTGCTGCACAAAATGGGGGGAGTACATAGAAGCTGAAGGCTTCCCGATCCAAGACAAGGTGGTGAAGGATATGGATGCTTTCAAACAAGCCAATGGGATCACCCCAGAGCTGGCGTCTTGCCACACTGCGGTAGTGGAAGGATACGTTGTGGAAGGGCATGTTCCCGCAGCATCCATCAACAAAATGTTGGACGAACGTCCAGACATCAAAGGTCTCACAGCGCCTGGAATGCCCATGGGATCTCCTGGGATGGAAACGGCAGGTATCAAAGCTGAAGCCTTTGATGTCCTTGCCATCGCGCACGATGGAACGACCACTGTCTTTGATCAGATAAGGCCTAAGCAACCATAATTTTGGCGAGTCCTGAAACACTTACCATCACGGATAGTCGACAGATTTAGAAAAACTCTGCTCTACCAAAAGACCTTAACGGGTAAAATTACCAACGTATTTTTACAGACAACTGTGCAGGTGAATTCACAGTTAAATAATCAATTTTCATGCAAGACATCATCCTCTAGCGCATTAGTCCAAGAGCATGCGCATGATGCTCCAAATGGCGATCGATCACGCTGGCGACGAAAAAATAGCTGTGGTCGTATCCCTCATGAATGAATAACGCCAGTGGTTGATGGTTGTTTGCCGCAGCAGTGCGCAAATCAGTTGCACGTAGCTGCTCGTGCAGAAATGGATCGGCTGAACCCAGGTCAACCAACAGCTGGTCGTTTCGACGGTAACCGTCTTCTAACAAGGCAACGGCATCCCACTGCCGCCATCGCAGTTGCGCTTCAGGGGTAGTGCCAAAAAAATAACTAAAGGCTTTTCGCCCCCAGGGACATTGGCTGGGGTGGGAAATCGGAGCTACTGCCGACACTGATTGATAACGGTCTGGATGACGCAAACCAAGAACCAAGGCACCATGGCCCCCCATCGAATGACCAGATAGTCCAAGACGCTGATCATCAAGAGGCAATTCAGAGCAAAGCCTTAAAGGCAATTCCTCCAGCACAAAGCTATGCATCCGGTAATGCTCAGACCAGGGATCTCGTTCAGCATCAACGTAAAAACCTGCTCCACAACCAAAATCCCACTCCCCTGATGGATCTGTAGGAACGTTGTCTCCCCTTGGACTGGTATCCGGAGTAATTAATGCCAGGCCAAGTTCAGCAGCTCGGCGCTGGGCACCAGCTTTCTGCACAAAATTCTCATCAGTACAGGTCAGTCCAGACAACCAAATCAATGCAGGTACAGGTACCGCATCAGTCACAAGAGCACTCGGAGGTAAAAACACGCCCACGGTGCTGCTGCCATTCAACTGCTTAGACTCCAAGAGATAGCGGCGTTGTTCCCCGTCGAAACAACGTTGGCTGCTCAGCAATTTCATTCTTTCAATAATCTCCGTTAAAAATGA
The Synechococcus sp. CC9311 DNA segment above includes these coding regions:
- a CDS encoding type III polyketide synthase; translation: MPLSIHGLGTAIPEQTVNQTESTALSEWVSADNAERASLVRRIQRRSQVQTRGSVLLTGDAKQAIHQRLPFYGVDSPSTATRMEAFRLHATSLALKASKHALAEAQISANRITHLITISCTGFHAPGVDFDLIDQLQLPLNIQRTHVGFMGCHAALNGLRVAHAFIEADPKAVVLLCAVELCSLHLQYGWNPEQVVANTLFADGAAALIATRSEINNKEPISAGLSLQASGSTVIPETRDLMHWQIGNQGFSMGLSPKVPKEIAKTLQPWLSEWLNERGTDLNSIQHWAIHPGGPRILQACADALSLSENQLAVSRHVLSHYGNMSSATVLFVLEHMRQHHCHGPCVALAFGPGLCAEVALMSL
- a CDS encoding DUF411 domain-containing protein, which gives rise to MGMKRVCLGILIALFFAILSLPVNAQQTANVIEEPLSPSTPSKIAIYRSESCGCCTKWGEYIEAEGFPIQDKVVKDMDAFKQANGITPELASCHTAVVEGYVVEGHVPAASINKMLDERPDIKGLTAPGMPMGSPGMETAGIKAEAFDVLAIAHDGTTTVFDQIRPKQP
- the fghA gene encoding S-formylglutathione hydrolase; translation: MKLLSSQRCFDGEQRRYLLESKQLNGSSTVGVFLPPSALVTDAVPVPALIWLSGLTCTDENFVQKAGAQRRAAELGLALITPDTSPRGDNVPTDPSGEWDFGCGAGFYVDAERDPWSEHYRMHSFVLEELPLRLCSELPLDDQRLGLSGHSMGGHGALVLGLRHPDRYQSVSAVAPISHPSQCPWGRKAFSYFFGTTPEAQLRWRQWDAVALLEDGYRRNDQLLVDLGSADPFLHEQLRATDLRTAAANNHQPLALFIHEGYDHSYFFVASVIDRHLEHHAHALGLMR